The genome window GATTCATATCCAATGATTTTCCATTCTTTTATATTCCAAATTGGCTGATATACATGATAAAACTTTTTGCTTTTTAATCTTGTTATTATATCCACTTAGGGTATCCTCCAAAATAAACGAAAAGTCCTGATTTTTCAAATTTATCTAATCATACAAGTAAATTTACCGATTCTGTCAGTATTTGTCTATTGAACTTAACGCCATTTAGACATAATTTTAGTCATTTCTGTATGAAAAAGATACATTTTAAACAGAACTTTAGTCATTTTAGAGTAGCTACATAAAATTCCATGTTTCGACATATTTAATTTTATTTAAAAGATATAAAAGTACTAGCTAGCTTATAAAAACAAAGATACTCTTTCCTTTACCTCATTAATTTTCAACTTTGATATTTTCGCTTGTCTGTTTACTCCATCAAAATAAGCAATATACGTTTCCTTATAGGGACTAATTTCTGTCACCTTTTCTAGATTGATAATATAGGAACGATGCGACAAAAAAAATGTATCATCTAATTGCGGTAATAATTCTCCGATATTCTCCCGAGTCTCCACTATTTCTGCGTCCGTATATATAACACATTTCTTGCCTATTTTTTCAATAAAATATATTTCTTCCTTTTTAATATAATACACGCCTTTATTATATTTAACTGGTAAATTGTTGAAAGAATATCTTTCTCTCTTGCTCGCTATTACTCGTTTTGCTTTTTCAATAGCTTTAGATAAACGAAAACTTCTGAATGGCTTGACCAAAAAATCAATAGCATCTAATTCCAAGGCTGCTAATGCATTCTTCTCATCTTCTGCTAAAAAAATAAAATGAATTTGGTCCCCTAGTTGATAACATTGCTTCATGACTTCCAGTCCGTTCATAGATGGTAAATCGACTTCTGTTATTATCAAATCAGGCTTCCACTTCTTATATTGATAAACTAAATCATTGCCGTTATCACACATGACAATAATTTTTATATCCTTGTGATCCTTTAAATAATAACGAATACGAGCAATCACTCGTTTATCTTTATCGGCAATCATTACCCTAATTAACATAGTAACTCCTTTCTCTATGTTTCTATTAAATACAACAGGATAGAGTTATTTTCTTAAAACTTCTTCTCAAAAATCAATGTTTTTATCATTGCAAATAGTTAAGCAACTGAACTATTTTAACATGTTCCTTTTCTTTAAACCAAACAAAAGTCTTTAGTGAATCCTTCTACTTTTGCCATAAAAAAAGGGCGACTATAATAGTGACCCTTTCCACTTGCACTTATGAATGCTTTTCCAATCCTTCAATAAAAGTAGAAACCAAATAATGAAAGCTTTTATCTACCTCTATCGGCATGCCAAATCCTTGTTGATTTTCAATAGAGGCAAATCCATGAAGAATGCTCCTTAGCCCACGAATGGCATGAATGGTCTCTTCTTCGTTTAAGTCATATGGCTTTAATACTTCTATTAATAATTGAATGATTTGATTTGCAGCTGTTTGAATTTCCTCTCCTTTCTTCGATGCTGACTCGATAGTTAACATGTAGAGCCCTGGCTGCTCTCTAGCATAGGTTAAGTAGGCAAAACTTAGATTATGGATAGTCTCTTCTTTTCCCCCTTCCATTATTGCTTTCTTTAATAATTGATATAAACTTTCTAATGCTCGCAATGTTAACAGATTCATAATATCGGGAAGCCCCTTGATATGATTATAAAGGGATGGAGATTTAACCCGAAGCCGCTTAGCTAAATTAGCTATCGTTACTTCCTTTAATCCTTCCGTATTGGCAATTTCGATTGCCGTGACAATAATATCATTATGTGTTATTCCTGCTCTTGGCGTCATATTTATCCTCTTTCCTTTTGGAGTAATGATTCTATCAAAGGCTGTGGATTTTCGAGTAAATCTCCATGCCCAGTAGCTAAAAGACTAACATTTAGAGACATCACTTTCTTTGCACTTTCAATGGCTTTCTCTTTATTCCAGGTTGCCATTGCTGGAAAAGGAAAGAAAGACCGAAATTGACCACTTATAGCAAAGCCTCCTCTTGTATGAAAAGCATCTCCTGTAATCAAACTAGTATCTCGTTTATCGAGAAAACCAAAGCTCCCTGGTGTATGTCCTGGTAAAGAAATACTTATTAGTGAACCAATTTGATCCCCCTCTTTTATTAGCACATCTGGATTTGTCTTGATATTTTTAGGTAAACCGCCTTTTAAAACAAAGGGTTCCTCTTGCTTGTCAATAGTATGATCCCCGCCTAATATGCGAGCATCCCGTACAGATATATAGACTTTCACATCTGGTAATCTTTCTTTTAGAGCATCTAATGATCCAATATGATCTCCATGAGCATGAGTAAGAATAATCTTCGTAATCGGTTTATTCAGTTTTTCAGCAAATGCGAGAATTTTTTTATAACTAAAAGGCAAAGCTGTATCAATTAATGTTAATTCTTCCCCTTCCTCGACGAGATAGCAGTTCACTGGAAAAATTCTTGGCAAAAAAGTCAATTGATATAAATAATTATGGTGGATAATTCTCAATAGTCAAACCTCCTGATTAGAAAACTAATGGTATTAGTTTTATTTTAACTAATGCCATTAGTTTTAGCAAGTCATTGTTTTCAAACAAAAAAATACTCTTCATCATACGAGAGTATTCTAAAAAAACAGCTTATGATTTGTTATCCTTTTAAATCTCTCTTTTTTTGCCGCAACGTACACACTTATTGGAGTAATAGCTAAATTTATGGCGTCTTTTAAAAAAACAGATAATGGAACCTAGTCTCACTTTATCATCTCCATCCCCCAATAAATAACTCAAGTATTCAATTATCTTATTCTGTGATGTTACGACTTTGAAAGATTTAAGCCGCTTCTATATATTGTATTCATTATATAACAACATATTAATAAGATAAAAGGTAACACTGTAAATTTACTGTATATTTTTAATATTTCAATAGTGATTTGTACAGCAACTCTTCTCTTTACTTAT of Niallia circulans contains these proteins:
- a CDS encoding LytR/AlgR family response regulator transcription factor, translating into MLIRVMIADKDKRVIARIRYYLKDHKDIKIIVMCDNGNDLVYQYKKWKPDLIITEVDLPSMNGLEVMKQCYQLGDQIHFIFLAEDEKNALAALELDAIDFLVKPFRSFRLSKAIEKAKRVIASKRERYSFNNLPVKYNKGVYYIKKEEIYFIEKIGKKCVIYTDAEIVETRENIGELLPQLDDTFFLSHRSYIINLEKVTEISPYKETYIAYFDGVNRQAKISKLKINEVKERVSLFL
- a CDS encoding TetR/AcrR family transcriptional regulator; amino-acid sequence: MTPRAGITHNDIIVTAIEIANTEGLKEVTIANLAKRLRVKSPSLYNHIKGLPDIMNLLTLRALESLYQLLKKAIMEGGKEETIHNLSFAYLTYAREQPGLYMLTIESASKKGEEIQTAANQIIQLLIEVLKPYDLNEEETIHAIRGLRSILHGFASIENQQGFGMPIEVDKSFHYLVSTFIEGLEKHS
- a CDS encoding MBL fold metallo-hydrolase, with protein sequence MRIIHHNYLYQLTFLPRIFPVNCYLVEEGEELTLIDTALPFSYKKILAFAEKLNKPITKIILTHAHGDHIGSLDALKERLPDVKVYISVRDARILGGDHTIDKQEEPFVLKGGLPKNIKTNPDVLIKEGDQIGSLISISLPGHTPGSFGFLDKRDTSLITGDAFHTRGGFAISGQFRSFFPFPAMATWNKEKAIESAKKVMSLNVSLLATGHGDLLENPQPLIESLLQKERG